AATTCTTGAAATGGCAAAAAGCATTCTTAAGGAAAAAAATGAGCTTACTGACTTTCATGTTACAAACTGCGGCGATGACCTTGAGCTGATAATGACCCACAATAAAGGTGTTGAAAATCCATTAATACATGGCATTGCATGGAATGTTTTTGAAGAAGGCACAAAGCTTGCAAAGCAGCTTAAGCTTTATGGGGCTGGCCAGGATTTATTGAAAGACAGCTTTTCAGGAAATATAAAAGGAATGGGCCCAGGTGTTGCTGAACTGGAGTTTGAGGAGCGCGAATCAGAGCCCATTATAATTTTCATGGCTGATAAGACAGAGCCAGGAGCATGGAATCTGCCGCTTTATAAGATATTTGCTGATCCTTTCTCGACATCTGGCTTGGTTATTGACCCAAAACTCCATCATGGCTTTACATTCGAAGTACATGATGTTGTGAAGCACAAGACCGTCATGTTCAGGCTGCCTGAGGACACATACAGCATGCTTGCATTGATTGGCCAGCCAGGGCGGTTTGTGATAAAAAGGGTGTTCAGGAATTTTGATAATGAAATTGCGGCTGTTAGCTCCATTGAAAGATTGAGCTTGATGGCAGGAAGGTATGTTGGGAAGGATGACCCTGTTTTAATTACAAGAGCGCAGTCTGGATTTCCTGCAGTTGGCGAGCTCTTAGAGCCATTCACACACGCGCATCTGGTAGCTGGCTGGATGCGCGGCTCTCATCATGGCCCTTTAATGCCTGTTGCATTGAAGCACGCAAATCCTACAAGGTTTGACGGCCCTCCAAGGGTTATTGCATTGGGATTTCAGCTGAACAATGGGAAGCTGGGCCATATTGTAGATATGTTTGATGACCCTAGTTTTGACCAGGCAAGAAGGAAGGCGGGAATAATTGCAGATTATATGAAGATACACGGGCCTTTCGAGCCGGCAAGATTAAGCGCAGATGAGATGGAATATACGACACTGCCTGGCGTGATGGAAAAGATTAATGAAAGATGGAAAGAAGAATCCTAAGCATCTCGGCGTAATTTTTACAAATATATATCATATCTCCAATAGTGATAAAATATCTTTCTTATTGTTAAAAAATATATATTAATTATGCCATACCCTAGAATATTCATGGAGTGGGACAAAATGTTTTCAAAAAAAGACGTGGAAATCCTTTCGCATCTGAGGAACAACGCAAGGAAGAGAATAACAAGCATAGCGAGGGAAACAAACATTCCGGCAACAACAATCTACGATAAAGTGCGGATCCATGAAAAAAAGGGCTTGGTAAAGAAAAGCATAGCATTGCTGGATTTCAGCAAATTAGGATACTTAACAAATGCTCATTTCGCTGTCAGGGCAAAGAGGGATTCAAGAAAAAATCTGCAGGAGTTTTTGATGAGCCAGCCTAACATCAACTCGCTTTACAAGGTGGACTATGGATTTGACTTTTTGTTTGAGGCAGTTTTTAAGGACCTTGCTGATGCCGAGTCTTTCGCTGAAAAGCTGGAGGAAAATTTTGATGTTGAGGAAATAAAAAAATTCCATGTTATTGAGGAGCTGAAAAAAGAGGAGTTTTTGAGCAAGCCAGAGCATTTTGAGCTG
This Candidatus Woesearchaeota archaeon DNA region includes the following protein-coding sequences:
- a CDS encoding fructose 1,6-bisphosphatase; translated protein: MKTTISVIKADIGGLVGHSRSHPEILEMAKSILKEKNELTDFHVTNCGDDLELIMTHNKGVENPLIHGIAWNVFEEGTKLAKQLKLYGAGQDLLKDSFSGNIKGMGPGVAELEFEERESEPIIIFMADKTEPGAWNLPLYKIFADPFSTSGLVIDPKLHHGFTFEVHDVVKHKTVMFRLPEDTYSMLALIGQPGRFVIKRVFRNFDNEIAAVSSIERLSLMAGRYVGKDDPVLITRAQSGFPAVGELLEPFTHAHLVAGWMRGSHHGPLMPVALKHANPTRFDGPPRVIALGFQLNNGKLGHIVDMFDDPSFDQARRKAGIIADYMKIHGPFEPARLSADEMEYTTLPGVMEKINERWKEES
- a CDS encoding Lrp/AsnC family transcriptional regulator encodes the protein MEWDKMFSKKDVEILSHLRNNARKRITSIARETNIPATTIYDKVRIHEKKGLVKKSIALLDFSKLGYLTNAHFAVRAKRDSRKNLQEFLMSQPNINSLYKVDYGFDFLFEAVFKDLADAESFAEKLEENFDVEEIKKFHVIEELKKEEFLSKPEHFELV